The sequence below is a genomic window from Carassius auratus strain Wakin chromosome 42, ASM336829v1, whole genome shotgun sequence.
tgaagaaacaaactcatcgtaGATGTCCTGAGGCtgaacacattttcagcaaactttaatttttgggtgaactatacctttaaagaaGCACTGTTGGTTCAAGCTCTGCCAACATGATTTGACAATTAGGCACTTTaacaaaattgcttttaaattctGAGTCTTCTGGGTTCATGGCTTTTGATCCTTCAAGGGAAAGATTGAGTTTTGTTAGCAGTGCTCTTGCAGTTCCCTTATGCAGTAGCTCAGGACCAGGCCGAGACTGTGTGGCATGAATAACTCTGCAGTTGCAAAGATGCAAAGCAGCCGCTTCTAGTGTGTCACCCGCTTGGCTCCGGCTCCGTACACTTGGGGCCGTGCATGAATACAGCGCTGTGAGCGGAGGAGTGAAACAAGAGGATCTGACCTCCACCTGCACTGACATCAGCCGTTATTAGCCAACTGATCCCCTCCCATCAACACAAGCCACACATCCACCGCTTAAGAGCTGCTGCGAGGATGCATGATGAAACAAGTCTGAGCTGCGGACCGCACGGAGAGAAACCTCCTGCTCAACAACAAACCTGCTTCATCTGAACCAACCACCAATGACTTTCTTAAAATGGCCTTAAAGACAGACTCTCTGTGTGGATTCATTCAATATGTACAGTTAGACATTGTTACTTTCAAAGATTGCACCAAAGCGGTTGGTTATTTTGTTGACACTGCAGCAGGTGATTCTGCACCTCTTTCTGTGAGGGTCTGGTGTGATATGAGCAATGTTATCTTGATGGAGAGAGGCCTGTGGATGTGCATCTGCTCCAAGAAAACTTGGAAAAGCTCAACCTCTGCCCTAAGCCACTTCAAAATGAAATTCCTACCTTCCCTCATCTGACAAACCTGTGTCTGATATAGTCTTCAAAGGAAAGTGGCAGGCGTGTACCTCCAGGCTGAGGTAATTTGACTAAAGCTTTGCAAAGAGAGAAGACAAATGTTGTGGACTCTTTTTTACTCTCCAAAGATTAGGCGTGATGCTCCTTCTTTTACATGTTAATCGCTGTAAATGGGTCATCTCAGGAAACAGTGCatgaaaaaggttttttttttttttttgataacttcTTGAGGACTTGGGGGACAACCATATGTTGTCAGGCGTAAATATGAAGTTATAACCTTGCAAAGTgcactattttaaaaagtaatacttttatatttataatatttaatagtagaTATAAGAGTAAATTCTGGCTGCATCACCCAGATTCAGAATTAATGCCTTCTAATGTGACACATAATCATGTTTTGTGACAACCCtgttacattcttaaaaaaaaaaataataaaaaaaaaaagttaatcaaaatgATAATACTGCACcataacaaattatatatatatatatatatatatatttcagactttaaataaatgtaactttaatttgattaaaatgaagtaaataaactatttatgtatgcatgtatgagtGTGATCCTGTTAATTATATCAGCAGTAAACCAAggaaataaatggcaaaaaatatGGCCAACATTTATTAGAAGTATtcttagtattattttattaatcaattaattccTGTTATAAAAACGTGATAGTACTAGattatgtttctttctttcttggatCTACTGAAAACACCGAAAGTATTCGTATTCCatcattatttgtaaaaattcctAAAGAACCCCAATGAAACGCAACCCTACCCGGATTCTTACTGGATCCCGTTATGATTGAATACAACAGTATTTTTGACAAGAAATTCCACACAAGCTGTGCACCAGaggttttgatcaatttaagttttaaaaccgAAAAGCCTTTAACAAAAGAGTAAAGGTGACCGGACAATGATGCCAAGGGACGCTTGTTGACCGCTCAAATAGCTTCCGTTGGTGTTATCATGGAAAACGGGCAGTAAATGGGCGATTTACAGCCTGATAGGCGTCTGTATTCAGTCTGCAGATGGAGACACGCCGTCTCACCTTTGATTAGTTGTCGCGTCGCGACGTGCGCAGCGCCGCGTCTCCAGATCCACGCACGTGACCCTCCCGTCAGTCCCAGCGGTGCGCGCGAGTCACGGAGTCTAGCCGCTATTGGGCGGGTCACAGACGCACCTGGATGAGGACAGGGGTGATGTACcgcaaggttttatttttatttttttatttttttgcagtgctgaCCTCTGATGTCCAACCAGACAAcatattaatgtataataataataatgacactcATCATCATTTCTTTGATATGCAAACGTAATCTTCACTGAATCTAGTGTAGAATGCCTTCAGCTGTGTCTAAGCCCCAATCAGTATTCATTGCTTCAGTGTTTGCCGCTGAGGAGAGGTGTGTTGATTCACATCAAAGATTTCACTGATCAAGTCAGTCAGCTTGTTTGTGTGCATTGCTTTTTAAATGTACGTCCAGGTTACATTTCACCCCAAATCGAAATGTGTGGGTATATATTGTGTTCAGAAATTAAATAAGATTTCATATGGTGGCACTATCTTCACAAGACTTTAAGCACATTTCCCCACCAAATTCTCACTGCTGCATTTAGTTATAACATATTACACATATTATTTTCAGTGATAATTCTGAGTGATTAGTTATTCATCACTGTAATGTAAAAcactgcatttttttctttattaatatagTGAGAAGTGGGATGTAATTGTTATTAACATGGAGTATTATATCTGccagacatgttcttgacaggcTTTATTTGATTGTATTGTAACTTGATTTTAAGTAATTAGTTGCAGCACTGTAATGAGACTTTAGAAGACTTAGAGACTTTTTACTGCACCACAGCATGTGTAGTAGtgagaaacaaatgttttttttttctttttttcttgaaacaGAGCATCACACTGCCTTTTAATAATCTTACGTTGTTGTTGGAATGTTTCAAAATTtatttaacaacaaaacaaaaattttgggaCCATGTAAATCACATGCTGATGCAGAACATTGAACTCGCCTCTGATCTCTCCGTCTGATATAGCAAGACAATCAGGTTTCCTAGCATTTCACCCAGTGCTCTATTTTAAGTACACAAACGATGCTTTCTGAGGGGGTCGCTCGGCTACACATTTGGTGAATGTATAttgtattaaagaaataaatactacCAGTAAATAAACTTTTTAGTGGCTAATTCTTCTAGCTCATAGAAAAACCCTTATACAGTCTTATATACATTACGAAAAGCTGTACAGCTggcatataattaaaataaggacggttttatttgtttaattatgttgatataaatatatatttatatatactttttttgtcaaaatatatgATCGAGGAGACAAGAAACACACATCTCAAGACAGATGTTATAAATAAGTGTCCAGGGTGTAGCTGTGTCCCGGTCAGCGGCAGCCACATCCCTCCACCACCATCTCCTGATAGTTCTTCAGCACCACCCTGTCCGTCTCGTCCAGGTAGAGCATGGAGATGGCACTGAGCTCTGTGGGAACGCAGCAGGCCTTGGGAATATTGGTGTTCACCGAGTTCACCAGTGTCTGCACAATAGCGTGATTGGTGGAGTTCAGGTGATCGGCCAAAGGGAACGGACACTCCCCGTGACAGTAGTACGCCTGATATCCGGGCGGCGCCACGATCCAGTCGTTCCAGCCCACATCACTGAAGTCCACATAAAGCGCGTGTCGCCGACAGTTTCGGTTGCGCTTGCGACCTCTTTGCTTCGGGCTGCGCTTCGCTCGCCGCGTCAGTGGGTGACTTTTTCCGTCATGTCCAAATGTGACCAGCAGGGGGCGAAGCTGGCTCCAGTCTGCGTCGGGAAGCGGATGCAAGGAGCGACTGACGCGTACGTGACGTCCCTGGTGACGCGAGGTTCGGTTCAGGGGCACCACCTCCACAGCCAGGCCGTGATTGGAGCTCTTGTCACGGGTCCAGCGCAGCACGGCCGGACTCACGTCGAAGCTCTCCCATCGAGTCGTGTTGTGGCGCACCAGTCGAGTGTCCAGCAGCTGTGTGATGAGCTGTCCGGCCCGCGGGGGCTTCAGCACCTCGTATATGTTTATCCGGTGTAGACCTTCATCTCCCGTGGCTTGGGGATCTGAGATTGCATCATCTATCTGTTGCCTGTAGAGACGAAGCTCTGCGGTAGAAATGAGTTCCTCCTCTGGGATGCTGCTGAGATTGAAGACGAAGCGCAGGGGAGTCTCAGAGCCGTCTGACTGCAGCTCCTCCATGTGCTCTAGAGGAGGAAAATCAGAGGACAGCTCAACAAACTGGAAGAAGATACACTATAGTGATGCAGTTTTTGAAATTATACAGTAACACATTCTTATTACCTGtagatggaaagaaaaaaaaatactttggaccaaaaataaataaataaataaaaatctaattatattaatGGTTTGGATCAAGCtttaaactttgatatatttttttttaccttaacacaaaaaaacaattaagtaaCAATGTAAAgtaaaaagattatttattataaagaccatatatttaattaatatagttTAGACATAAGCCAAATTGTTACTTGTTGTAAGtcaatgtaattattaatattattattatatatatttttgggcttttaacaacttaaaaaaacacGATGCACATCAACACTAAAATACTTAAACAGAATAGTTTCTTTAGGACTGCTCATAaaaactggaaaaataaaataaaaatggagacCATGGTTTTCGATTAATATACCAATATAAaaaaagcactttaaataaataacacagttgttttacttttttcagtgtaaacaAACAAGAATCTTAATAATACAACAATCTACTAAAATGATATTTTGCAAGAACTACAATGCAATTCAATACAATGTAGTAATACAATGAAGTAATTTATGTAGATACACTGCATTTTCTAGATTGATatcaatgtttgaaaatatttttatattaattcctGTTATTACACTCCTAGTTTATTTCAATAgttttatttcatagtttttattttagtttcctACATAGATATTTTGAATACTTGGTTTTGACAGTCGTGGCAAATACTCTTGCCTTTGCATCATACCATGTTCACTCTGTAATGTTTGGTCTCACCTGATTGTTGCATACTGAAtgataataatgcaaataattctGAATTATAAAGTATAATTTTCAATGCAGAAAAGTTGTTGTCATTGAATTCTGTTTGGTGACTCTCTCTGAATCCACACTCTTTTATTTTCAGAGGAATCCACTCCACTTATTCCTTTTCCATATTTCATTGTAGTCTCATCTCTGACTCATTGTAAGTATGTAGTtataaagaaaagtaaaataacagggaataaacTGTTAAACCATGCTGACAGACTTCTATCTTCTTGAAACTAAATGTGTGTTTTTCCAAAGCCTTCTAGGAATTCTGTCTGCCTGAGAGACCGCATTGTGGTGTTTATTTAGAAATCTCTGGAGTAGCATTAAAAATAATTGCATGGTGAGGAAATTCCCTCGAGAGGATCGGCAAAGTATGGCAGTGCAGAGACTTTTAAATGTGGGGTTGAGTCTGAATTTGTCAAGTGTCAATGTCTCCGCTGTCTTACCTTCATGATGGAATCCTCTCACGGTGTTCGCTCGACTCGTGGACCTCTCGGGATAATGGAAGCTCACGTCGTGGGCCCCGGCCTCTTCGGCCTCCCCTGACTGCAGGCGATACAGGTCCAGCAGATACTGGGGCACCACAGCCGAGTAGCTGGGTCGCGGTCGCCTCTGCAGCCCAAACATGTGCAGCAGCGAGGCTTCAAAGTCCCGCAGCAGTTCATGACTCTGACCCAGGTGCTGAGCCGACGCTTTCTTCTTCCCTTCCTCAGGTATTAGACTAGCATAGCTGCTCTCTCCCAGTAGGACTTGGCATAATAAAAGGACCATCGGCATTCGATTACCAGGAATCATGATGTCTCTGGTGGGCAGGCGGGGAATTTGAGGAAGCAGAAGAGAAAAGCAAGACTTTAATGAAAGATGTTTTGACTCCCCATTGTCAGCTTGCTTTCAATAATTAATCTGGATACCATTAAAATGTCATTGACATTTAGGTCAGAAACATGCTTTGCGCAAGTCCTCGAAGGAAGAATGCTTGGTCAATGATTTGTAAGTATGTGGTAACAGACCTCCGTACTCAAGGGGGCGACAAAGTTTCCTTCAGATGTCTGTGTCATTATCATTACATCATATGCGTTTTTATTTAAGTAGCTTGTTACAAACATTAATACTTCTAACACTGAAAACAGCTGGGTGTACTAACAATTTTCACTCTGGTAAATGTCATTAATTTCCCAACTAATTAAAAAGATTTGGCAAGGAATTACATACAATTTTGAataagaaagactgaaatagtgtttttttGCTAAATGCActccaataatattttttcaacaGTGTAGTATGGAAGTGTTTGGGTTTGTGTACTTGTATAGAGTATGTTTTAGACCTTTTTTATTCCAGATAACTACCATACAACTGAAtagttaaaaatatgtatatacatgaAACAACATAGTGAGTTTAGGCCATCATTCaccaaaacttttaataaaatgatgccattatttactcaccctcatgtcatttcaaccCAGTGTAACTCCAATGGCTTTCATtttgggttcctcaaagaaccctCCTGTGATCAGTTCTTAATATAAccatttttttcttagtgtgaggaacattttaaatatctaaagaaTATATTTCCACTATAGAGGTCTTTTAGAGCAAAGAAAAGATTCCATAGATGTTAAAGGATCTCCATGTaaccacagatgccaataaagatCCTTTATATTTAAGAGCGTACGGACAAAAAAAAcggaaaaacacacattttctgtGTTCCATGAAAGGCTTCTTGgaatggtttggaatgacataagtgtgagtaaatgacgatatagttgtaatttttttgggagcactatccctttaagggtctATCCGAACTACAGTGTGGTAGTCGAAACCAATGTCAAACAAGGACAGCAACCTACAATCTTCAAGTGTTTGCACCGCAACATAAAAAAGCTGAAAGCAAAACTCCTTACTGACAACGGCGCTTGTAAAGAACGACTAAGCCTTTCAATTTGCTCCAAATATGTAACAACCCCGTCACACGATTAGGACTGGATAGGCTTGCTCCACTTACCGACAGAAAATAAAGCATGGGAAAACAGTCCATGTTTGTCGAGAGCTGATCCAGGACGAGTTCCTCGAGTGAATGTTACGTGCTCCTGGAAGGCTGTTTAACAACAGCGGGGAGATTCCTTTCCTGAAATACAAGAGGATATTAGCCACTCAATACTTCATGTAATCCAATTACTGCTAACATTTCAGTATAAGCATGGCATGATTTCAGTAAGAGCAAAATGCAGGTTTGGGCCAGAGAGACATCTTAAAGCAACTGAAACGCTGCTTGTAAACGAGCACTGATAACGTGTTGCACAAGACGGCCAGGTGTGAACACCTGAAAAGATGGCAATTAGATTTACATACAAATAGAGGTTCGTTTGTCAACAAAGGGATCTCAGACCGCCTCTTTTATAGATGGTCTATTAGGAAATCCTTCTTAAAGAGTCTTTAAAATCCCCCAATCCAGACTGGTCACACAAGCGGCACCGTCCTGGTCCTACATCTTTATGATCTGTTAACCTATAACATCCAACTATGTAGCTACCTGATTTGTGTCAGAAGTGGAATGGATTTAAGAGATACTTTCATTGCAACCAACGTACAACTCCACAAATAGGATTTTCAACGATTCATTTGAGAACAGAGGAACTGCACTAATAACAGTCACAAGTGTTTGTGAAAGGTCTCAGAAAACAACGTCATCACTGAATCCACAGCTGAACTCAATAGTTGAGCATGGCAACGCATGCATTTTGTCACTTCTTGGACTTAGCTCTGCTGGAGCAAGTCCAACCATTACAACAGGAATGATGCATTTTAACAAGAacaccgtgtgtgtgtggtcatgagagttatttctctctctgtcttcacaGTTGTTGCACTAGCATGGCTTGCGATGTGATTCTTGACTGATTTACCAAAACACTGTGTTAGATTCTTAACAGGAGTCCAGTGGTTTTTAGATTCATAAAATCTGCCATTTGAACAACAGCtattcaaacagttcattatgtCGAGAGCAAACCATAAAAATGAGCGTAACTAAAAGACTTTGATCAGCCATGCCAGAAAACATGTAACAAAGCACAAACAATTGGTTTCTTCCGACCACCTACACTTGTTTAAAAGCCTACAGATACTGCCCTAAATATTTAGAGAATCCCTGTTTGAAGATGGAGTGCGATGCATGTGCTTTTGTACAGAGTGGGTTTTATAGTGCAGCTTGCTTCCTTTAATTTGGCAGCGTTGTGTAAAGCTCACAGTGCTCGACTTTAACCCTGCTTAATGAGATTAGGTTATGCACATGGTCCTTcagatgtgcatggggaagtacGTTACCACAGTACCAGCCAATGTTAGGATCTGACCTCTGTCAagtttaattcagaaattaaatcTGTGGAAAGTTGCATTCTGTCCATGTGGAAAATGAGACCGCTTGAAGAATGAATAGCTTATAGCCTGCTGTGCGGTTGCAAAAGTTCATGGATATGTACAATAAAGAATCTCTATTGCACTGACACAATCTCTAGACCAGGGTCCTCCAATTATTGATTGACCCCAAACTAATTTGCatgaaaaacaacagcaaaacaatGGAAATTTGCATTCAAATGTATGACTATTTTAAGTTAAAGATAAAAATTCAACTAAAGTTTTCATCTAATTGTGTAATTGTCCCTCCCATACAATGTACAAGACCTCTGTCCATCAAAACCAGTGATTCTTAATGGTTTTgaatatattatagtattatagtagGCCTACTATAAGCATCTATCAAGCACCAGATTCTTGGCATGAAAAAGGCTCAAGACCTCTGCTCTAGTCTGGAAGACAACATCTGTGGGTCTGTAATCATGTGCACTATCTGACTATAACTCTTGCAagtgtttactttttaataaGTAAGTGGTATGGaaagatatttagattttttttcttgaactaAAGATAAACATCCCTGCTAAGTGACTCATGGGTTGTGTCTCTTTATGTCATAATGTACCTCGTAAAACCTTTCAGACGTTTCACTCTTCACTTTAACTCATTTAAGACAAAGTACGAGTCTTCGAAAACATTCGTGGAGGACCGGTTTTCCTTAACTTAATCAATCAAATGAAGGACAGAGCGATTGCTTTTAACGCTAACTTAACATTTATCATGCGTAAACCGTGCTTGATTTAGGAATGTGTTAGAATTACATTTTCAACCAGTGATTCAGGacactcagatttttttttgtagattccAAAAACTCATACAAAAGTGAACATTACACGCTGCTTGATTCTAGCCAAAGAAAATATACCACCATCGTGGTAAGGTCACATACAGCAAGTAAAACTGTACTCAGCCagcacattaaaacataatttaaaccgAATGTCAATTCAGTTTGAATGAAACGCCAAGCTGGTACGATCCGAGCAGATGTGGAAGCTCGCATCCACTCGGTGAGCGCGCGGTCACGTACCTGAGCGCGACGGTGATTCTaaacatgcaaagaaaaaaaaaacctttcaagcATTCTGTCATGTAAGCAAAGTTTTTCAATCCTGTGTAACATTCCCAACACTCCGGGCCCCAGTGCAATTCCTTAGCTATGCGACAAAGCAGAGCGCTCCCGTTTTCGGTGCACAcagctttgttgattataataattCCGTCTGTTGACGTGAAGACAGCTTTGTGGAATATAATTGGAGCGTTCTAGGTAGTCACGCCGcctgcaaaaataattaaatacttataataaaataaacacttttacgCACAAATGGCAAAAACGCATGTCATTGGGTCTAAATAATTGCGCATACCTCAGATACGGTCGGAAATCACTTCTTGCTATGATTGTATGAAAGTAACAAAATGCAAAACACGAAATGCCAGCTTACCATTGGTAGAGATGCGCGCGGTATTCCTGGATGAGAAGACGgtaaaaatgagtttttaaaggagTTCACCTCAGACAGCAAGAGTGCAACCCTAAGGCGAATGTTTAGATCATTAGTTCCGCATCACGTAGAAGAAGCCAAAAGAGTCCCATGCGAACGCGGATCTGTGTATGTCCAGGAAGAGTCGAGCACGGAGGACATCACCGTCTGAACCCGCATCCAGTTCTCCAGGCAGTTTTTAAGTGACCGCCCTATGAAGTTCCTCTGCTGACCCTCCTCCCTGCTCTCTCAACCCACCGCACTTCACCAGCACCTCTGATAAACCCCAGAGAACACAGACACACAAGATCTGTTTCCTTCTTTAAGTTACATGCATGCACTGCAACTCCACACTGTGGATGGACACTGCGATTTCTTCCGGAGTGTGTAATCAGTGCACTGGCAAGCACATGCAATCTATTAAATGtgtttccatttttttcttccaGGGATGTCATCACATGGGTTGACCACACTTGCATAACGGAGCATGTTTATTTTGAGTCACAGAAAAACTAAAAGTTATTagcttaaaatgaaaatgagcagTTCTCAAAAGTAAAAGATCTCCAGTATGGTTCTGTGCAGCATCACAGGTTCTGGACTGTATAATGGGTTACATGGGTGAGTTTTTTGGAATACGTTGTTCAAAAGCTCTTCAGAGCAGTGCattggttttaaatgtttttatagagagctaaacaatgaaacaaataaatagtgTTTGTAGAAACCCAGCAAACAAGGAATGTTCTCTGAACTTTGGTTAACGTTCTGTCAAAAGTTCTTCAGTAAAGTTAATAGAAGAGCTGTTTTGTCTTCACTAATTTCCTCAAAACATTAGCCCCAAAAACACTATTTATGAATTGtccattaaatgttttatttctaaaatgtttaagttGGACATGTCTTTAAAACGTTTAAAAAATATGCTAacttccctgcccctccggagcTCTGTGCGCGCCAGCCACTGACTTCTGTCTCATACTCACATAGGTGCATATTAAAGTGATGTGGCCTGAAAGTTTTCAAAATCAATAATGTGATAACTGTAATGTTACAACGGAGATCATGTTTCCTATTACTGTATTTCTCCAAGGCCCAAAGCCTTCTCCATTTGACCCCGTGCCCCTATAATAACAAGTAACCCCCAGTGTATGAAGAAGCACTCGCAGACACCCACATTAGCATATTATTTACCTGTCTGTCTCAAGTGCTTTGAGTCACAAGGCAATAAAGTGCCATCCTTCCCAAAAAAACCCTTAGTCAAGGAAATGTCATCTCACATTCAGAGAAACATTTTGGgtgcaaaataaacatgaaattaaaaaggaCTTTGTCGACTTTCTTAATACAGATTTCTGTTCTTATCTGTTCATGACTTCTCTGTGCTTGTCTTCATaatctttattaaaataatttgcctCTCTGAAATCACTTGCAACTTCAGCTGATGTCATTAAGCCCTTGTTCTTTTTTAGATCGTCTTTTTTTTCAGTCCATTTTTGTATGAAAGGGCATTTTTTATGATCCAACCAATGTAACATTTTCATCAACACTTGTGACATAATGTTTGTAAATAGTCTCACATTTTCTGTAAAAACGCAAACATCCACACTCTAGGGAAAGTAGATTTGTTTCACAGGGAGTTTTGTGGTATTTTGA
It includes:
- the LOC113060420 gene encoding bone morphogenetic protein 4-like — translated: MIPGNRMPMVLLLCQVLLGESSYASLIPEEGKKKASAQHLGQSHELLRDFEASLLHMFGLQRRPRPSYSAVVPQYLLDLYRLQSGEAEEAGAHDVSFHYPERSTSRANTVRGFHHEEHMEELQSDGSETPLRFVFNLSSIPEEELISTAELRLYRQQIDDAISDPQATGDEGLHRINIYEVLKPPRAGQLITQLLDTRLVRHNTTRWESFDVSPAVLRWTRDKSSNHGLAVEVVPLNRTSRHQGRHVRVSRSLHPLPDADWSQLRPLLVTFGHDGKSHPLTRRAKRSPKQRGRKRNRNCRRHALYVDFSDVGWNDWIVAPPGYQAYYCHGECPFPLADHLNSTNHAIVQTLVNSVNTNIPKACCVPTELSAISMLYLDETDRVVLKNYQEMVVEGCGCR